Genomic window (Streptomyces sp. NBC_01431):
CCGGGGAAGAGGCCCTTGACGATGTCCATGCCGATCTGGATGGACCGCTCGGCCCACACCCGCTCGATCGCCTCGAAGTACTTCGGGGCGTACGGGGCGATCAACTCCCGCTGCGAGGAGTGGCCGAAGCCCGCGATGGTCGCCTCGACGAGCGCGTTCGAGAGCGCGTCCGACTCCACCACCTGGGCCCAGGCCTGTGCCTTGACCGCCTCCGAGGGGCGCGCCGCCAGGCAGCGCACCTGGTGGCGCTTGCCGGACGCCGTGTCGTCGCGGGCCAGTTCGCCGTCGATGTCCGACTCGTAGGCGATGCCGTGCGAGGCCAGCGGTTCGAGCAGCGCCCAGCGCAGCTCCTGGTCGACGTCGAGCCCGTCGATCTTCGCCGAGCCCGCGAGCAGCCCCTTCAGGAGCTGGAAGTCGGCTTCGGTGGTGGCCGTCGCCGCGAAGAACCGGGCCCAGGTCAGCTGGTGCTGGCTGCCCGGCTCGGCGAGCCGCAGCTCGTGCAGGGCGCCCTCGGCGAGCAGCCGGCCGCCCTCCTCGCGCCACTCGGGCGCCGCGTAGTGGACGATCGCCGACTGTGCCCAGGCGTGCAGCATCTGGAGCACGCCGATGTCCGACTCGCGGCCCGCGTGCGCGAGGACCAGGGAGATGAAGTCGCGGGCCGGCATCAGCGCGTCCCGCGTCAGGTTCCACAGCGCGGACCAGCACAGGGCGCGCGCGAGGGGGTCGGTGATGTCGCCGAGGTGGGCGCGCAGGGTGGCGAGTGAGCCCTCCTCGAAGCGGATCTTGCAGTAGGTCAGGTCGTCGTCGTTGACCAGGATCAGATCGGGTCGCTCGGATCCGGCGAGGCCGTCGATGACGGTGCGCGCGCCCTCGACGTCGGCCTCGGCGCGGGCGTAGCGCACCAGGCCGCCGGCCTCGTTGCGGTAGAGCCCGACCGCGACGCGGTGCGGGCGCGGCTCGTCGCCCTCCTGGAGCACGGCGAGCTCGGTGATGCGGTCGGCGGCGTCGTAAGTGACCACCGGCGTAAGGGAGTTGACTCCGGCCGTCTGGAGCCAGGACCGCGACCAGGTGGCCATGTCGCGCCCCGAGACCTCCTCCAGGACCGAAAGCAGGTCGCCCAGGCGGGTGTTGCCGTAGGCGTGCCGCTTGAAGTAGCGCCGCGCGCCTTCGAGGAAGTCGTCGCGGCCGACGTAGGCGACGAGCTGCTTGAGGACGGCCGCGCCCTTGGCGTACGTGATCCCGTCGAAGTTGAGCTTGGCGTCCTCCAGGTCACGGATGTCGGCCGTGATCGGGTGCGTGGACGGCAGCTGGTCGGCGCGGTACGCCCACGCCTTGCGGTTGTTGGCGAAGGTCACCCAGCTGTTGGTGAAGCGCGTCGCCTCGGCCAGCGAGAACGAGCCCATGAAGTCCGCGAAGGACTCCTTCAGCCACAGGTCGTCCCACCACACCATGGTGACCAGGTCGCCGAACCACATGTGCGCCATCTCGTGCAGGATGACGTTGGCCCGGCGCTCGTAGGCGGCCTGCGTCACCTTGCCGCGGTAGATGTACTCCTCGCGGAAGGTCACCAGACCCGGGTTCTCCATCGCGCCCAGGTTGTACTCGGGCACGAACGCCTGGTCGTACTTCCCGAACGGGTACGGGAAGTCGAAGTTCTCGTGGAAGAAGTCCAGGCCCTGCTTGGTGACCAGGAAGACGTCGTCGGAGTCGAAGTGCTTGGCGAGCCCCTTGCGGCACATGGCGCCGAGCGGGATCTCCAGCGTGCGGCCGTCTTCGAAGGTGCGCGTGTAGGAGTCCGTGACGTAGTGGTACGGACCCGCGACAACGCACGTGATGTACGTCGAGATCGGCTCGGTCACCGCGAAGCGCCAGCGTCCGTCCGGCTCCTGGCCGCCCGCGCCGTTGGACCACACCGTCCAGCCCTCGGGGGCCAGCGCCTCGAAGACGAAGGGGGCCTTGAGGTCGGGCTGTTCGAAGTTGGCGAAGACGCGGCGCGAGTCGGCGGGCTCGTACTGCGTGTAGAGGTAGACCTCGCCGTCCTCCGGGTCGACGAAGCGGTGCATGCCCTCGCCGGTCCTGCTGTACGCGCACTGGGCGTCGACCACGAGGACGTTCTCCTCGGCCAGGTCGTCGAGCGCGATCCGGTTGCCGTCGAAGACCTCGGCCGGGTCGAGCGCGCGGCCGTTCAGCGTCACCGCGGTCACCGAGGGGGCGATCAGATCGGCGAACGTCGAGGCGCCGGGCCGCGCCGAGCGGAACCGGATGGTCGTCAGCGAGCGGAAGGTGCGGGGCCTGTCCGGGGCGTCCCCGACCGCGGACCGCAGGTCCAGGGCCACTTCATAGCCCTCGACGGACAGCAGCTCGGCCCGCTCGCGGGCCTCGTCGCGGGACAGATTCTCACCGGGCACGGGCACTCCTTCGTGTCTCGTTCGAATGGCTTCGATCCTCCCATGCCGGTCGGGCGGCGACCGAGGGGAATGTTCGAGCCGGGGGGTGGGGGGCGGAATGCTTTCGGCCACCGCCGGTGTTGCGCCGTACAGAAGGCTTGGTTGCCCGACGCCGGCCGACGTTGCCCGACATTGCCCGAGGAGAGACATGCCCGAGTCCGCCAAGACCCCCGTCGACTTCTGGTTCGACCCGCTGTGCCCGTGGGCCTGGATGACCTCGCGCTGGATGCTGGAGGTCGAGAAGGTCCGCGACGTGGAGGTCCGCTGGCACGTGATGAGTCTCGCGGTGCTGAACGAGGACCGGCTGGACGAGCTCCCCGAGCAGTACGCCGAGAACATGCGGCCCGGCGGCAAGGCCTGGGGCCCGGTGCGCGTGGTCATCGCCGCCCGGGAGCTGCACGGCGACGAGGTGGTGGGCAAGCTGTACACGGCGCTCGGCACCCGCTTCCACAACGAGGGCCTGGGCGTGACCCGCGACGCCATCGCCGCCGCCCTCAAGGACGTGGACCTGCCCGCCGAGCTCATCGACTACGCGGACCGGGACACCTACGACGTCCAGCTGCGGGCCTCCCACAAGGAGGGCATAGAGAAGGTCGGCCAGGACGTCGGCACCCCGGTCATCGCCGTGCCGGGCGCGGACGGCGAGCAGATCGCCTTCTTCGGCCCGGTCGTCACCCCCGCCCCGCAGGGCGAGGCCGCGGCGAAGCTGTGGGACGGCACGCTGCTGGTGGCCGCCACCCCCGGCTTCTACGAGATCAAGCGCAGCCGCACGGTGGGCCCGGACTTCAGCAACCTCTGAGCCCCGGCGGGACCTCTGGGTACCGGCAGGGAAAGGCCCCCGCGAGTCACGTCCTCGCGGGGGCCTTCCTGCATCCGCCTGCCGTCGTGAAGGGTGAGAAGACGATCACGAGGCAGGACGTTCTGAGCGGCCACGTGGAGCCCGGGGGCGCAAGCGCCCCGAAGGGGGGCGGGGCTGCGCCGCGTGGGCGCCACCGGCCAGCTGCGGCCCGCGGCGAACCGGCCGCACTTCCCGCGGGCGTTCGGCGACCTACGGGGCGAGCAGCAGGGTGTTCCCCGCCTGCTTCGCGGCCGCGTAACGCTTCGCCACGTCCTGCCAGTTGACGACCCGCCACATGGCCTCGATGAAGTCGACCTTCTGGTTCCTGTACTGGAGGTAGAAGGCGTGCTCCCAGGCGTCGAAGACCAGGACCGGGGTCGAGCCCTGGCCCACGTTGCCCTGGTGGTCGTAGATCTGCTCGACCACGAGGCGGCCGCTGATCGGCTCGTAGGCCAGGACGCCCCAGCCCGATCCCTGAGTCGTCGCCGCGGCCTTGGTCAGCTGGGCCTTGAACTTGGCGAAGGAACCGAAGGATTCGGCGATGGCGTCGGCCAGCTCGCCGGTGCCGTCCTTGTCCAGGGGCTCGCCGCCGCCGTCACCCGTCATGTTGTGCCAGTAGATCGAGTGCAGGATGTGGCCGGAGAGGTGGAACGCGAGGTTCTTCTCCAGGCCGTTGATCGAGCCCCAGGCATCCGTGTCGCGGGCCTGGGCGAGCTGCTCCAGAGTGTCGTTCGCGCCCTTCACGTACGCCGCGTGGTGCTTGTCGTGGTGCAGCTCGATGATCTCGGGGCTGATGACCGGTTCGAGCGCCGCGT
Coding sequences:
- the pepN gene encoding aminopeptidase N; amino-acid sequence: MPGENLSRDEARERAELLSVEGYEVALDLRSAVGDAPDRPRTFRSLTTIRFRSARPGASTFADLIAPSVTAVTLNGRALDPAEVFDGNRIALDDLAEENVLVVDAQCAYSRTGEGMHRFVDPEDGEVYLYTQYEPADSRRVFANFEQPDLKAPFVFEALAPEGWTVWSNGAGGQEPDGRWRFAVTEPISTYITCVVAGPYHYVTDSYTRTFEDGRTLEIPLGAMCRKGLAKHFDSDDVFLVTKQGLDFFHENFDFPYPFGKYDQAFVPEYNLGAMENPGLVTFREEYIYRGKVTQAAYERRANVILHEMAHMWFGDLVTMVWWDDLWLKESFADFMGSFSLAEATRFTNSWVTFANNRKAWAYRADQLPSTHPITADIRDLEDAKLNFDGITYAKGAAVLKQLVAYVGRDDFLEGARRYFKRHAYGNTRLGDLLSVLEEVSGRDMATWSRSWLQTAGVNSLTPVVTYDAADRITELAVLQEGDEPRPHRVAVGLYRNEAGGLVRYARAEADVEGARTVIDGLAGSERPDLILVNDDDLTYCKIRFEEGSLATLRAHLGDITDPLARALCWSALWNLTRDALMPARDFISLVLAHAGRESDIGVLQMLHAWAQSAIVHYAAPEWREEGGRLLAEGALHELRLAEPGSQHQLTWARFFAATATTEADFQLLKGLLAGSAKIDGLDVDQELRWALLEPLASHGIAYESDIDGELARDDTASGKRHQVRCLAARPSEAVKAQAWAQVVESDALSNALVEATIAGFGHSSQRELIAPYAPKYFEAIERVWAERSIQIGMDIVKGLFPGLQGDERTLAATDAWLTGHQDAAPALRRLVLEARDDLARSLRGQACDAAAAAAR
- a CDS encoding DsbA family protein, with the protein product MPESAKTPVDFWFDPLCPWAWMTSRWMLEVEKVRDVEVRWHVMSLAVLNEDRLDELPEQYAENMRPGGKAWGPVRVVIAARELHGDEVVGKLYTALGTRFHNEGLGVTRDAIAAALKDVDLPAELIDYADRDTYDVQLRASHKEGIEKVGQDVGTPVIAVPGADGEQIAFFGPVVTPAPQGEAAAKLWDGTLLVAATPGFYEIKRSRTVGPDFSNL
- a CDS encoding superoxide dismutase, translating into MAIYTLPELPYDYAALEPVISPEIIELHHDKHHAAYVKGANDTLEQLAQARDTDAWGSINGLEKNLAFHLSGHILHSIYWHNMTGDGGGEPLDKDGTGELADAIAESFGSFAKFKAQLTKAAATTQGSGWGVLAYEPISGRLVVEQIYDHQGNVGQGSTPVLVFDAWEHAFYLQYRNQKVDFIEAMWRVVNWQDVAKRYAAAKQAGNTLLLAP